DNA from Micromonospora nigra:
GTGCTGATCCGCAACGCCATGCACCAACAGTTGACCGACTGGTCCACCCGGACCTACCGAGAGCCCCGCTGGTACCTCGATCCCGGTCGCGTCCTGGACGAGCGTCGTCACCAGCAGATCACCAAAGCGCGCGAGCAAGCCACCCGCGACAGGCGGCAGGAGACTCCCGGGCGGATAGTCGCCGAACTCACCTTCGGGTTCTGGCCCTTCCTGCTCACCCGCACCTACGATCGCTCCCTCTGGCCACACCTGCGTGGCGCCTGGCCAGGACAGCGCCTCCGTCGGGATGTCCACGGGCCCCTGGCCGACCTGCACGAGCTGCGCAACCGCATCGGCCATCACGAGCCGATCTACAACCGGCCGATCAAAGAGCTGCACACCAAGGCGCTGAACCTGGCCTGCTGGACGTGTCCTGACACCGGGGCCTGGATCGCCTCCCGGTGCCAGGTGCTCACCGTCTTGCAGACCCGCCCCTGGACCGTACGCGCTTCCCACGCGCCGCCACAGCGAAGCCGGCGCTCCCGGCCGACAGGCGCCCACAGCCAGCCCTGACCCGTTTCCGGCGCATCGGACGACGACAGTGGTGTCAGGGTGTCGACGGGTGCGGGAAGTCGGGCCAACCTTCCGCGGAACCGGAAGGCATCCGCATCGTGGGCGGGCGCGCTGTGTGCATTCGGGGTGAGAACAGCCGCTCAGCGGGGAAGGCGGGCGACGAAGGCCCGCCAGGCACCCGGAGCGAAGGTCAGCGCCGGGCCGGTCGGATCCTTCGAGTCACGTACCCCGACGGCGCCGGGAAGGTTGTCGGCGACCTCGACACAGTTGCCGCCGCTCGCGCCACTGCGGATACTCTTGCGCCACCGGGCGTTACTGAGGTCCATGATGGCTTTCAACTTCCTTCAAAAGGTCGATGGACTGCCGGCGCGGTAGCGCCTCATTTCGGACGCTCTCCCACCTCGCCTGAAGCGTAGCTACCTCATCGTCCTTGTCGACGACATCCCCGCCGAGCTGGTTCTCAAGGTGCCCGACCCAGACGCCACCACCGGATCGCGCCAGTGCAAACGGCCCGGACAACCCGACGTGCAGGCCACTGGCGAGCGGAATAACGTGCACGTGAATGTGCGGAAGCTCGGCCATCGCGATCAAATGGGCGACCTGCTGCGCCATGATTCCGCCGATACCGTCGCCCGTACGCCGAAGCGCGGCCTCGTCCAGCACGGCGACGAACTGCGGCGGTCGCTCGCCGGTCAGGATGGCTTGCCTACTCATGCGCCCCTTGACGCGCTGCTCGACCTCGTCATCAGTCAGGCTGTCCACAGACCGCAGGACGACGCGGGCGTAGTGCTCCACCTGCAACAGACCGGGAATCAGATTCGGCTCGAAGTAGCGGAGCTGCGTCGCTCCACGCTCGGCGTCGAGCCAGGGTAGGAACCATGACGGGGTACCGAGCTTCACCGCCAGGCGTTCGAAGATCCCGCCGTTACCGAAGGCGCGGTCAGCGCCGCGGATGAAGTCCATCG
Protein-coding regions in this window:
- a CDS encoding Abi family protein, yielding MSEATALLLQQRFSAERLGTYQAAVGGDLDQAVALYEWNASMSGAFWTTLGHVEVLIRNAMHQQLTDWSTRTYREPRWYLDPGRVLDERRHQQITKAREQATRDRRQETPGRIVAELTFGFWPFLLTRTYDRSLWPHLRGAWPGQRLRRDVHGPLADLHELRNRIGHHEPIYNRPIKELHTKALNLACWTCPDTGAWIASRCQVLTVLQTRPWTVRASHAPPQRSRRSRPTGAHSQP
- a CDS encoding DUF397 domain-containing protein; translation: MDLSNARWRKSIRSGASGGNCVEVADNLPGAVGVRDSKDPTGPALTFAPGAWRAFVARLPR
- a CDS encoding helix-turn-helix domain-containing protein, with the translated sequence MADVPGPVSDFIVGEIRRARGAGGMTQEAFGRGAGFSASHVSAVESGTRALTMDFIRGADRAFGNGGIFERLAVKLGTPSWFLPWLDAERGATQLRYFEPNLIPGLLQVEHYARVVLRSVDSLTDDEVEQRVKGRMSRQAILTGERPPQFVAVLDEAALRRTGDGIGGIMAQQVAHLIAMAELPHIHVHVIPLASGLHVGLSGPFALARSGGGVWVGHLENQLGGDVVDKDDEVATLQARWESVRNEALPRRQSIDLLKEVESHHGPQ